In Ornithorhynchus anatinus isolate Pmale09 chromosome 5, mOrnAna1.pri.v4, whole genome shotgun sequence, the DNA window acttagcgtgattacgttgtctcctctctgtccgtccgtctccccccagcagaccgtgagcccgtcaatgggcagcgacggtctctatctgttgccggattgtccgttccaagtgtttagtacagtcctctgcacatagtaagcgctaaatacgtACTATTGGatgaaaggatggatggatggatggatggatggatggatggatggatggatggatggatggatggatggatggatggatggatggatggatggacggacggatggacggacggacgagggccttccgggccagagacgggccgcgggccggggggtcggcggcgagacgggcgagatggaggggcagtgagaaggttggcattagaggagcggagtccCCGGCTTCTATTCAggctctgtctccccgctcctcaggaccctccggcggtcgcccgtccgCCTCCGCATCCGACGGAGACCGGTCCCCGTCGGCTTTCGAgcccgtccgtcccccggccccctccggcctcccctcccttctctcctcctccctcgcggccaaccttctccccgggcctcggtctctcCCGTCCGGTTGCCGACctttcgcccacgtcccgcctctggcccggaacgccctccctccgcaaatccGTCGGACGATGAGTCtccccccgtttcaaagccttactgcgggcccacctcctcccagaggccttccctgactaatccccccatttcctcttctcccgctcccttctgcttcgccctgattcgctcccttcctcagccccacgccGCTCATGTCCGCATCTCTCATTTCCTTATTCGCTgtcatgtccgtctctccctcgagACCGTCGGCTCCGTCGTGAGCGGGGAacgtctgttatatcgttgcaccgtgtcgtgggttctaaccccacctccgccgcttgtcagctgggtgacctgggacgggtcgcttcacttctctgcgccttaatgacctcgtctgtcaaatggggatgaagacggtgagccccacgtggtacagcctgattaccctgcatttgccccagcactcagaacggtgcacatagtaagcgcttaacagataccatcatcattattatttatatccgtAATttccttatttctattaatgtctgtctcccccctctagacgtaagctcgccgtaggcagggaacgtttctaccagctctgttttattgtaataacgttggtatctgttaagcgctcactgtgtgccgaacgccgttctgagcgccggggtaggcacgggggaatcaggtcgttccGACGTGGGgctctcccagtcttcatccccattttccagacggggtcactgaggcaccgagaagtgaagtgacttgcccaaagtcacacagccgacaggtggcggagccgggattagaacccacgacctctggacaCCTAAGCCCgggctgttgtactctcccgagtgcttagtccagtgctccgcacacagtcagcgctcaataaataggacggattgattgaaggagcttccagtccagcggGGAGACATCGGAGCAGACTGGAAAGCAGCAGctttagagcagcagcgtggctcagtggaaagagcacgggctctggagtcagaggtcatgggttcggatcccggctcggccatttgtcagctgggtgactttgggcgagtcacttaacttctcggtgcctcggttacctcatctgtaaaatggggatgaagaccgtgagccccacgtgggacgacctgattcccctgtgtctcccccagcgcttagaacggtgctcggcacatagtaagcgcttaacaaataccaacatcattattattattattatcattaaagagcccggggttgggagtcagaggtcgtgggttctaatcccggctccgccacttatcagctgggtgacttggggcaagtcacttcacttctctgggcctcagtgacctcatcaggaaaatggggatgaagactgggagccccatgtgggccaacccgctcactttgtatctacccggcgcttagaacagtgcttggcacacagtaagcctcccccgcttagaccgtgagcccgtcgttgggccgggaccgtctctatctgctgccgaattgtccattccaagcgcttagtccagtgctctgcacatagggagcgctcaataaatacgaccgaatgagtgaatgaatggaaagaggaggaatCGTCGAATGAGActgtgataataacgttggtatttaagcgcttactccgtgcagagcaccgttctaagcgctgggggagatacggggtcatcggcttgtcccacgtgaggctcccggtcttcaccccccattttccggatgagggaaccgaggcccagaggagtgaagggacttgcccacggtcacccagctgccaagcggctaAAAGCTCCGCGACCTGGATTCTTACCAGAAGCTtcgtcctttttcctcttcttaggCTTGGAGGCCGGAGGCTGGCCGGCGGGGGTGGTTGATTCCGGGGGGTCGCCTCCCTGGGGCCCGGGGACCCCTTTAAGGCCTGGAAAACAGATCCCGAATTGTTCCCAACGGCCGGGAGCGGCGGCCTTCTGACGCCCGGAGACGGCGGAGGGGAACCCGAGAGGCTCGAGGGGACAGGACCCCCAAACGCGTCTTCTGCTTCGGGAGCCTCGCCGAAGGCGGGTTGGCCGAGGCCCCTTCGGTCCATcagtcgatgggatttattgagcgccgaacGCGTGCggggcgctggaccgagcgcttgggagagtccgacggaacagacccgctccctgcccgcggcgaggcCGTCGGGCTGTGGAGCGCGCTAAAAGCAGCACGGAGAAGCtgcgagtccgaaggacccgggttctaatccccgctccgccgcccgtctgctgcgtggcctcgggcgagtcgcttcgcatctcctcatctgcgaaaatgggggcgaagacggcgagcccctcgagggccggggaccgggtccaacctcacTGCCTTCTTTCGACGCCAGCGCGCGATCGCGacgctaataatgatggcatttgtgaagcgtttactcagtgccgggcactgtacgaagcgagCAAATCGCAAGCAAATTTGTACGAGGAGACTGAGTTGGACACGAGCAAAACGAgctggtcccagtccctgtcctccatggggctcacggtctccatccctattttccagaggagggaactgaggcccggagaagtgaagtgacttgccccagatcacaccgcagacaagtggcggagccgggattggaacccatgacctgaccgTGACCGGGgcttcgtagagaagcagcgtggcttagtggaaagagaccgggctcgggagacagaggtcgtgggttccaatcccggctccgccacctgtccgtcgtgtggctttgggcgggtcccttaacttctctgggcctcagtgacctcatccgtaaaatggggatgaagactgtcagccccacgtgggacaccctgatgaccttgtatctcgcccagcgcttagaacagtgcttgggcacatagtaagcgcttaacaaataccatccttattattattattatgaagtgaagcgacttgccccagatcacacagcagacaagtggcggagccgggatgagaacccacgacctgcccgcgaccggcgcttagtacggtgcccggcacagagtaagcgcttaaggcaTACCACGATTATGGTTCTGATTATCATCGTTTAAAGCAACGGTCTGGCCAAGACCTCGCcgctgtgtcattcattcattcaacggtatttattgagcgcttcctgtgtgcggagcactgtactaagcgcttggaaagtacaattccgcaagagacgatccctggtccaacaacgggctcgcagacaagaagcccagggaagtgaagtgacttgcccaaggtcacacagcagacaagggaccaAACAacgggaagggcagagggtggcCGGGGCCTGGGCGGTGGAGACCGAGGGGAGGACCGAAGCCCCAGTGACGCTTCCATCGGAGGATCCTGACTCCAAGAGGCcatcgggggggggggttagaGAATCGCGTGGCTCCACGGCAAGAccccggctttgggagtcagagggtcgtgggttctaatcccgcctccgccgcttgtccgccgtgtgaccttgggcaagtcacttcacttctctgggcctcagtgacctcctctggaaaatggggatggagactctgagtcccgcttaggacgacctgatcccctcgtatccccctcacccccagcgcttagaacagtgtttggcccatagtaagcgcttacccagtaccatcatgatgattattattacttcatagtaagcgctcaatcaatactactgaatgaatgaatacttccaaGAATAATTCCATTagtgctactactactagtaataataataataacgctgactgggcagggattgtctctgttgccaaactgtccattccaagcgcttagtgcagtgctctgcacatagtaagcgctcaataaatactattgaatggatgatggtatttgttaagcgcttactacgtgccaggcaccgtactaggcgctggggtggagacaaggcaAATGGGTTCGGACGCAGTCccggctccacgtggggctcccggtctccatccccattttccagatgaggcaagtgaggcccagagaagtgaagtgacttgaccagggtcccccggcagacgagtggccgcgtcgggattagaacccgggacctcctgactcccaggcccgggctctacccactaggccgtgctgcttccccaatttctACTAGCAGTAGGACAGGTATCACAAGTGTCACATCTGCTAGTATTCCTGGTACTTACTACCACTGgcggtattattcattcaatcgtatttactgaacgcctactgggtacggagcaccgtactaagcgcttgcgaggtaCAATCATACTATTACTTCACTTAGTTtgccagccccgtgtgggacaggggctgtgtctgacctgatcctcctctatctccccctgcgcttagaacagtactcgacacatagtaagcgcctaccaaataccacaatcattattattcttgggctAACGCTGGCCCCTCTCAgggcggcacctggagagtttccggtcctctaccggtcccggctacgggagggagagcgaagcgGAGGCCCGGCCGGTCCGTTCCCGGCCGGGCCGGTGGCCGGCGAggggcggcccgggagagggtcCAGGGCGGAGATCCGAGAGgcggcgatggtcaaccgcttccggatttttccccggaaaactctgcggatccacaCCCGGAAGGATggcggacggagagcggggccttctgcgcccagatgcgtccgtggcgtcgctacgggtcggaggcgACCGGACGGTATAAGACGAGCCTCGTGCTACTAATGCCGGTCCCATCaccgagaagcggcacggcctaggggaCGGAGCCCCGGCCTGCccgtcggagggcctgggttctaatcccggctccgtcactccgctgtgtgactttgggaaagtcccttcacctccctgggcctcggtggaaatggagattcaatccctgtttttcctcttcctcagactgtgagctccgtgttggACCTCGtgatcttggacctaccccagtgcttagtacagtggtgctctccttctccctgggcctccggctcgcccgtcccgccgtcgaccccggcccacatcccgccctccctcctcacatccgccaaacaatccctcttccccgcttcaaagccctaccgaaggctcacctcctccgggaggccttccctcttgaacccccttttcctctgcccctcctcccctccccatcgccccgactctctccctctgctctacctccctccccgccccacagcacctgtacatatttattatcctatttatttaagtcctgtttacttgttttaatgtatatatatatatatatatatctacaaatctatttatttatattgatgctattgatgcctgcctgcttgttttggtgtcggtctccccccttctagatcgtgagcccgttgtgggcagggattgtctctctttattgctgaattgtactttctaagcactcagtCCCGTGCTGTGCGCACTCaataatacaagtgaatgaagatGCGGCTTCCCTAGTTTATTTTCTttctgttaacgtctgtctccccctccggaccgtcagctcgttgtgggcgggggatgtttttcaatcgtatttattgagcgcttcctgcgtgcagagcactggacaaggcgcttggaaagtacaatttggcaacggatagagacgtgCCCGTTCCACCGtaccaccgtcctctcccgggcgctcagtccgATGGTCCGCACGCGGTCGAGCGCCCCGTGGGTCCTCCGGACCGACTGCCGCCGTTCCTCCGGGCCCAGTCCTCCGGCCAACCGGTTCTCCGCCCCGCGGTCCGCGCCCCGGGCACCTACCGGCCGAGTGGCAGCCGAGGAGGTCGGCGAACTCCTGAGCCAACGTCTCGTCGCTGGCGAAGGCGCAGAGGCAGGCGAAGAAGTGGATGCACCTGGGGGCGgcgggctcttcctcctcctcctcgccctcctcctcctcgccctcctcgtcgtcgtcctcctcgtcctccccgccctcccggtcccccttggcggccggggccggcccgggcccggccccccgacaggagcagaggaagcgccTCTCGGCCGCGCCCTCGGCCCCGGCCTTGCGGGCGAAGGAGGCGTGGACGTAGCCCGGGCCGGGCCTCTGGGCGGGCTGGCACTTGACCACCAGCGTGGTCTTGGTGACCCTCTGCACCAGGGGCCCGGGCAGCTGGGTGGCCAGCTGCCAGATGGTCTGCTTGACCTCCGGGGCCACCGGCATGGCGCTCAGCACCGAGCTCTTCAGGGTCAGCGGGaaggcccgggcccggcagtcccGGGCCAGCTTCAGGTGGTGGCACGGCTCCTCGGCCGCCTTCCGGCAGCCGGGCACGTGGcagcggccgggggcgggccgggcggggcccccgggggcggcCAGCTCCACGAAGCCCCGGCGGTCCGGCCCGCGCTGGCGCAGCCGCACGGAGAAGACCGGGGGGTCGCAGCCCGTCAGCACCTGGACGGCCAGAGGGCCGGGCTGCCGGCGGGCGCCGAAGCGGAAGACGGCGGCGCAGGCCTGGTTCTTGCAGCTCAGCCCCCGCGTCCCGTTGTAGGTCCCGCAGCGCGGGCACTTGCGGATGCCCCGCCGGGTGGCCTTGCCCAGATCCGACAGGAAGGCGGGCACCTTGCTCCGCCCCGCCGGCCGGCTCTCCATCCTGCCCCGCGCCTGGAACACACAAGGCCCGGCTGGAGCCGTCCGCCCACCCCCCGGACCACCCcgccgccgtccccgtccccgtcccctccgtCTTCTTCGGCCTCGATCGAGCCGCGGACGCCGCGGTTACGATCATCTTCGGCGAGCCGACCGCGAATACCACGGCTGGGATTATCTTCGTCCATCGAGCCACGGATACCGCGGCGATTGAGTATCATCTTCACCGACATTCAAGCCACACGCGCCACGATTACTATTCTTTTCTTCATCGTCAATCGAGCCACAGACACCACCGTCACTATCGTCTTCAATCGAGCCACAGATACCCTAATGATTATTGCTGTCTTCGTCATCATTCAGGCCACacataccacgattactattctTTTCTTCATCATCGTCAGTCCAGTCACAGATACCACGATGGTTATGATCTTCATCATCCAGGCCACACATATCGGAATTACCATTATTTTCTTCATCATCCATCAAGCCCCAGATACCACGGTTACTATCATCTTCAATGAAGCcacagataccacaatgattactgttatcttcatcatcattcaaGCCACacataccacgattactattctTTTCTTCATCGTCGATCAAGCCATAGATACCAagattactattatcatcttcAATCAAgtcacagataccacaatgattGTTACCTTCATCATTCGGGTCAAacattccacaattactattcttTTCTTCATCATCGATCAAGTCGCAGATACCACAATGTTTATTACATTCATCATCATTCAAGCCACACATACCACAATGACTATTATCTTCGTGATCAATCAAGCCACAGATACTACAGTGATCATTACCTTCATCATCAGGccacacataccacaattactattcttTTCTTCATCATCCATCAAGCCGCAGATACCAcgtttactattattatcttcatcaatCAAGTCACAGATACAACAGTggttatcatct includes these proteins:
- the C5H2orf42 gene encoding uncharacterized protein C2orf42 homolog, with amino-acid sequence MESRPAGRSKVPAFLSDLGKATRRGIRKCPRCGTYNGTRGLSCKNQACAAVFRFGARRQPGPLAVQVLTGCDPPVFSVRLRQRGPDRRGFVELAAPGGPARPAPGRCHVPGCRKAAEEPCHHLKLARDCRARAFPLTLKSSVLSAMPVAPEVKQTIWQLATQLPGPLVQRVTKTTLVVKCQPAQRPGPGYVHASFARKAGAEGAAERRFLCSCRGAGPGPAPAEEEPAAPRCIHFFACLCAFASDETLAQEFADLLGCHSAGLKGVPGPQGGDPPESTTPAGQPPASKPKKRKKDEASANSLLPPQDGGGGGSGSGSGSGSGSGHVKKSGSKKTPVASFLKRQACGPAPDESQVSLSFQEWLASVTERIHQTMHYQFDGKPEPLVFHIPQAFFDALQQRIALGSTKKRVPNATTAFVRRDAPPLGTFSKYTWHITNILQVKQILDTPEMPLEITRSFIQNRDGSYEPFRCPKVEVESVADAYGHQERQPALRPLQMKTFLKVGHTAPDQKEPTPFTFEWTPAILPQSKMGELRIKFEYGHHRNGPGPPAPRPPPDRTPELTPLTPVAFP